In Rahnella sikkimica, the following are encoded in one genomic region:
- the nadR gene encoding multifunctional transcriptional regulator/nicotinamide-nucleotide adenylyltransferase/ribosylnicotinamide kinase NadR has protein sequence MSQFDYLKTAIKQQGRTLQQVAEASGMTKGYLSQLLNAKIKSPSAQKLEALHRFLDLEFPRREKNIGVVFGKFYPLHTGHIYLIQRACSQVDELHIIMGYDEPRDRELFENSSMSQQPTVSDRLRWLLQTFKYQKNIRIHAFNEEGMEPYPHGWDVWGRGIKEFMSQKGIEPNTIYSSEEADAPQYREHLGIETVLIDPKRSFMNISGRQIRQDPFRYWDYIPTEVKPFFVRTVAVLGGESSGKSTLVNKLANIFNTTSAWEYGRDYVFSHLGGDEMALQYSDYDKIALGQAQYIDFAVKYANKVAFIDTDFLTTQAFCKKYEGREHPFVQALMDEYKFDLVILLENNTPWVADGLRSLGSTTDRMSFQNLLIDMLKQNNVDYVHVESSDYDQRFLECVDLVRNMLAADTSRLNDPNVN, from the coding sequence ATGTCTCAGTTCGATTATCTGAAAACCGCCATCAAGCAACAGGGACGCACCTTACAGCAGGTGGCGGAAGCCAGCGGGATGACCAAGGGTTATCTCAGCCAGTTGTTGAATGCAAAGATAAAAAGCCCCAGCGCACAAAAGCTGGAGGCGCTGCATCGCTTCCTTGATCTCGAATTTCCCCGCCGCGAGAAGAATATCGGCGTCGTGTTCGGTAAGTTTTATCCGCTGCACACCGGCCATATTTATCTGATTCAGCGCGCCTGTAGTCAGGTCGATGAACTCCATATCATCATGGGCTATGACGAGCCCCGTGACCGCGAACTCTTTGAAAACAGCTCGATGTCTCAGCAGCCAACGGTCAGCGATCGATTGCGCTGGTTATTGCAGACGTTCAAATACCAGAAAAACATCCGTATCCATGCCTTCAATGAAGAAGGGATGGAGCCGTATCCGCACGGCTGGGATGTCTGGGGACGCGGTATCAAAGAGTTCATGAGCCAGAAAGGCATTGAGCCCAATACCATTTATTCCAGCGAAGAGGCCGACGCGCCGCAGTACCGCGAACATCTCGGGATTGAAACGGTGCTGATCGACCCGAAACGCTCATTCATGAATATCAGCGGCCGTCAGATACGTCAGGATCCTTTCCGCTACTGGGATTATATTCCAACCGAAGTGAAGCCATTTTTTGTGCGCACCGTGGCGGTTCTGGGCGGCGAATCCAGCGGAAAATCAACCCTGGTCAACAAGTTAGCTAATATCTTCAACACCACCAGCGCCTGGGAATATGGCCGCGATTACGTCTTCTCACATCTGGGTGGCGACGAAATGGCGCTGCAATATTCAGACTACGATAAAATCGCACTCGGTCAGGCGCAGTACATTGATTTTGCGGTGAAATATGCCAATAAAGTCGCGTTTATTGATACCGATTTTCTGACGACGCAGGCGTTTTGTAAAAAGTACGAAGGGCGTGAGCATCCGTTCGTTCAGGCTCTGATGGACGAATACAAATTCGACCTGGTGATTTTACTGGAAAACAACACGCCGTGGGTGGCGGATGGCCTGCGCAGTCTCGGCAGTACGACCGATCGCATGTCATTCCAGAACCTGCTTATCGATATGCTGAAACAGAATAATGTGGATTACGTTCACGTTGAATCATCCGACTACGATCAGCGTTTTCTCGAGTGCGTGGATTTAGTGAGAAACATGCTGGCTGCGGATACCAGCCGGTTGAACGATCCGAATGTGAACTGA
- a CDS encoding DUF3300 domain-containing protein — protein sequence MNLSFKPWGIAVVCSAGAFALASVMFMQGWFPVRSQAETTVQTAPPAPVAAAAVTVPPPATPVTPPAFTQAQLDQWVAPVALYPDSLLSQVLMASTYPTNVIQAVQWSRDHPQSQGDPAVKAVANEPWDPSVKSLVAFPQLLALMGEDPAWVQNLGDAFLAQPGDVMDTVQKFREVAQKSGALKSTPQQKVTVKPAAQGSSTTVVNAQPAQQTIIIESADPQVVYVPSYNPNVVYGAWPTPAYPPVYLPPPPGQQFVNGVASGIGFGVGVAATYAIFGNIDWDDDHHHDDYDHHDDHHDDGHHGGSSNNYVNVNVNNYNRISGNNNNAVNHSGSGATQGWQHNPAFNAGVPNNRANLSGATQNQALNHVAQRNNYRGFDGSGGAQNNLSGQTVDQRRQQAASVMNNHQGNLSGATHPAPRAVPASRPSMQADNHQVSGRQLPQQHQALNRQQNGNQPQRPNFHQASNMSRSTAFSGNSSRAPSWQQQQSRGNQSRQQMQNFQHARPANAEPVHLHRR from the coding sequence ATGAATTTATCATTCAAGCCCTGGGGTATCGCAGTCGTGTGCAGCGCTGGCGCTTTTGCGCTTGCCAGCGTGATGTTTATGCAGGGCTGGTTTCCGGTGCGCAGTCAGGCTGAAACCACCGTTCAGACCGCACCGCCTGCACCCGTTGCGGCAGCTGCTGTTACCGTTCCTCCGCCTGCCACTCCCGTTACACCTCCAGCTTTTACACAAGCTCAGCTCGATCAGTGGGTTGCGCCCGTGGCGCTTTATCCTGACAGCCTGCTTTCTCAGGTGCTGATGGCATCTACTTATCCGACCAACGTGATCCAGGCCGTGCAGTGGTCGCGCGATCATCCGCAGAGTCAGGGAGATCCCGCCGTGAAAGCCGTAGCGAATGAGCCCTGGGATCCGAGCGTGAAATCTCTGGTGGCGTTTCCGCAATTGCTGGCGCTGATGGGGGAAGATCCGGCATGGGTACAAAATCTGGGGGACGCGTTTCTGGCGCAACCCGGTGACGTGATGGACACCGTGCAGAAATTCCGCGAAGTCGCGCAAAAGAGCGGGGCACTGAAAAGCACGCCGCAGCAGAAAGTCACGGTGAAACCGGCGGCGCAGGGCAGCAGCACAACCGTCGTTAATGCGCAGCCCGCGCAGCAGACCATCATTATTGAATCCGCCGACCCACAGGTGGTTTACGTACCGAGCTATAACCCGAACGTAGTTTACGGCGCATGGCCGACACCGGCTTATCCGCCGGTGTATCTGCCACCGCCGCCGGGTCAGCAGTTTGTGAACGGCGTGGCGTCCGGCATCGGTTTTGGCGTTGGCGTGGCGGCAACGTACGCGATTTTCGGCAATATTGACTGGGACGATGATCATCATCACGACGATTACGACCACCATGACGATCATCACGACGACGGCCATCACGGCGGTTCTTCCAACAATTACGTCAACGTAAACGTCAATAATTACAACCGGATATCCGGCAATAACAACAACGCGGTTAACCATTCGGGTTCAGGCGCGACGCAAGGCTGGCAGCATAATCCGGCCTTCAACGCGGGTGTACCGAATAACCGGGCAAACCTGAGCGGTGCGACGCAAAATCAGGCGCTGAACCACGTGGCGCAGCGTAATAATTACCGGGGTTTTGACGGCAGTGGCGGCGCACAAAACAATCTGAGCGGGCAGACCGTGGATCAGCGGCGTCAGCAGGCGGCTTCGGTGATGAATAACCATCAGGGAAATTTGTCGGGTGCCACGCATCCTGCGCCCCGGGCCGTTCCTGCCAGCAGGCCATCCATGCAAGCCGATAATCATCAGGTTTCCGGTCGCCAGTTGCCACAGCAGCATCAGGCACTCAACAGACAACAAAACGGCAATCAGCCGCAAAGGCCAAACTTCCATCAGGCCAGTAACATGAGTCGCAGCACGGCATTCAGCGGGAATTCGAGCCGCGCGCCGTCATGGCAACAGCAGCAATCGCGGGGTAATCAGAGCCGCCAGCAGATGCAAAACTTCCAGCACGCACGCCCGGCGAACGCGGAACCCGTTCATTTGCACCGTCGCTAG